The genomic window AGtaataggaaatattttggaCTAAATATGAAATGAGAAACCTAAACTGGTATTTCAAGTAACTTTTTTGCAGTCAATTGCATAAATttactgcaaataaatattagaCTAGTTATTAACAGATTGATTGAACAGTTATTGTAGCGATGCATCTTTGAAAGCAGtctggtttaaaataaaatcccttgaACTACAGTAAAAGTGAAGGTGAATTTTTCAGTAGAACTTAGAGAAAATGTTGACACTAGATAGCTATGTGCTATGTTAAAGATAGTCACCCATGCTGGAGTACATAATTTGCCCCTAAATATTTACCATACCTCTGTACCAAAAAATCTTGTTAGATTATTGTAGATGCTGGTTTTCCAGTGTAAAGCTAGCACTGTTGAGATCATGTTGTCATCTGCTCCTCCTTTAAAGTTTCCAGAGAGAGGGGAAACTGAAGTAAATGCTGACAGATGAAATTTGGCAGTATGTTGGCCCTTGTTCCTCCTATTTTCTGTCTGGAGTTGGTTATTATCATACAGCAAGGGGCAAAGAAGACTGATCCTgcgttttctttttccatagactgatctttttttttctgtctgtatgcTGAATTTTAGGGGAACTGTCTGACTCATTTGCTGTAACAAATTTCTCTTGATTTTAGTCTTTAGTTACTAAACAAATAATTTCTAGAACGATACCTGGACATGTGAAGAGGCAacaattactgtaatttttttttaaaggaaaaaaaaacagctaagaCAGTTTCTCAGCTTTAGTTCAgtatacaataaataaaacctttcacTAGAGAGTGGACATGACTTTTTCAAGTTAGTGTTGTTTGCATTGGAGGAACACTGACTAACGAAAATGGGGCTATAATTGTGCACTACAGTTTAGTAGTGAAAATAGGACaggaaagattttaaagataGTGAAGTTtattcaaaacattaaaaaaaaaaagaaaaaaaacacaataaaaatctAAATGCAGAGTGCAGGTGTAGACTAGGTGAATGCAGGTTTCTTGTTATTTGTCAGAATTAACAGGCTTTCAGTTTGACTGTCATTTCACTGTGAGCCCCTGATAATTCTTAAGTGTTAGATTATTGTCTAAGACTGTAATGTTCAGGCACTTTAgcataaagaaagaagaaaaggatgtAATGGTTGGAAGCACAGCAGAGGTAAAATGTTCTTCTATAATGGAGGGCTGTAACCAGTGGACATCAGAGGTCATGTTTCCGCGTAGCAGTGATACAGACAAGAATGTGGGCACGTGCTGCtcaagatttctttaaaattatgcaTCGGTATTGTGTGTTGAATAAAGACAGTAATAATTTTGCCAAGAATTAGACTTTTGTGCCAGGATTTTTAGATCTACAGCAAGGAAAGGGAGAGTTTGGGATGCTTGTAGAACTTCCTTACAGGTAGAACTTGGGGCTTAATCCACAGTTGTGTGTTTAATAAAGAGAGGCCTCAAAGTAGGTCTAGGTCCGAAGTTAGCAGTGCCAGTCTAACTGCCCAGTACACAGCAGCCTCTAATAACTGGCCATAAAGTACCTTGCTGCTTTAAATCACTGTTAAACCTGTTTGTGAAACATAAATCattgtggggacaggacatttgttcttttttgttgttgttgcttttaaattgGGGCCCACTAATACCCATTTATGGGTATGGCTTTCAAAGGCTATTCAATGAAGCGTATGTTCTTGGCTTAAAAAGTACACCAGCAgttttggaaatgtattttactaATGACTCTGTAAAAACactaggaaaatatttttctccattgcaAAATGCTGTGCTGCTTAATCACGTAGCCACCATACCAAAAGCATTAGTATTGGTTCCGTTTATGTTGATTCTTCTAttacccatttttttctgtgctcttccttttctctgttaatgttggcttttttctccttttccatcaCCTCGTGAACCCAGACCTATACTTGAACCTCTTCTCACAAGCTcttgtcctttccttttttgCCACTGTTCTAAATCTGCCATTTTGCTGTCATCAAGCACGTTAGCTTAGCTAAACAACTTAAGCCAGAACTGATGTCACAGTATTTATCTTAACTTAAAAAGGGACAACTTTTTCACCTTCTTTGATCATATGAATCTCTAATAAGATATTTAATTTGCTGTATCTATCAGCttttggttaaaaaagaaagttgcaTAATTACAAAAGTgcatctttgtttctttaaaaaatccaaCATCTGCCTGTGAAACTAAATGGCTTACTTCTATAAAACAACCATTTAAAATCGGCTTTTCAAATGTAAAGCTTCTTTCTCGAGTTTGTTGAGTGGGTCAGAGCTTTTCATTCTGTCATATGTTACCTAGTTGTTACAAGCAGAAttaaggaaacatttaaatgaatCTTCTGGATGAGTGGGCAGCTTTTTAgcaatattgaaaatattggaAGACTAGAATGTAGAAGCAAACCTCAGCAAAAATCACTTGTCTTGCTTGTGCTTTTaatcttccttgttttttttttaagcatttcatcACTTTATAGGGTTTATTTAGCTATTTGCAGTGGCTCACAGTGGACAAATACGCTGTAAGTAAATTGTTCTACTGGCTTTATTGCTGAAATGGTAGAGATTTCATCATACCCTGACAGAGTACAGTGTACAACGTTGCTGAGTAAGACTTAGGGGGAAAAGATAAAACAGTAGGACTATATTTTGTATGTGCTGCTCTGAGAGCTAGGACTTAAAATTAGCTAATTGCAGCATAAGGTATGGTGTCTTTAAGTATGTGTGCTTACATTTGGATTTATGATTTTGATACTGTAACATGTGGTTTCTTTAGGTATTTCTGCATTCTGAAtttaagtttaaataaatatatttgcatatatatgtgtggtACAGTCAGAACTTTTACAAATACTTCATTAACAAATAACGAATGGAAATAGCTGTTTTCCTAATGTTACCAGCTTTTTAGTTAAGCACAACTATTTACAATAAAACATCTATTCTGTTACATTCTCATATAAAAGTGCAGTTCTACTCTCAAACTAATTCCATATAAGGAATGAAGAGATGAATGCATTCACAGCTCTGTCTGCTTAGTTAAATAACTTAACGTTTGTTTTTAACTACTCATGCTTCTTAGGAGCACGTTATTTGAGCTGGATGAGTGCTTAAGTATAATTCCtattacagaatattttaacgGACAATTTTTAACATTCACATCCCAAGACAAccattactttaaaacaaacagcttttcttctggaGACACTACTAAGCAAAAAATAtggaactttttattttgaatgcctctccctgccctttTTTGTTCCTGGAGTAGAACCACACTTGAACTGCCATATAATGTTTAAATAACTTAAACATAACATGGCTTTGTGCCATCCAATAATGAAGGCACTGTCTTGCTGCTACTTTCTATGAAACGAtacaaaatgaatgagaaaacatttggaTGGGGAGCCTTAATatagctgaaaagaaataacaaactGGCACTCATGAGGCTCTGCAGGCGTATAGTAGGCTTTCTCAGCTATTGGAATGGAATATTGCCTTAAGTGACATTGCCCTGGGATTTCTGAAACGTAGAACTCAAAGGGGTATTTTAAACTACTGTTTTGGGACTTTTTCTATCagggaacaaaatgaaaagtaaggTCTTTGAAAAATTCCTTTGCGTACTGTTATTTTTACATGATGGATTTACAAGCTTTCAGGTGCAAAATTGTTaatctaagaaaacaaaactggccTAAGAATTATACACAGGGAAAAAGAACACTTGGATACCAGCACATGTGCAAACTAAATTGCTTTATTAAGTATAAATTTAGGGAGAGATACACATTTGATGGTGTTTTAACTTAATGAGTGTGTCCTTGTAAAAAAAGACTTAAGGCAACGATGAAACTAGCAAAAGGTAGTGAACTGCAATAATAATATAACAAGGTCAGTGTGTTTAGTTAGCTAATTACACGTTAAAGATGCACAGTGCAGAGGACTCTATACTGAACTTTTACAAATTGttacttaaatttatttcaaagctgCAATGCAACAAGAAAGTCGTCAAATTCACTAAGGACAGCCTTACAGTCACAATTATCCAAGCTGAAGGTGGATGTGGCACTTTGTTTCCTTGTGGAAAGAAAGTTGTTTATGTGCACGCAGTGCCTGCAGCAATGGAAATAACAGACATCTTATTCACAAGGAGCGAATAAAAATGGACTTACTGTTTTTATTCTAAACTGTGCATCTTTAGTAGTGTAATAGTCCCTTTTATTGAGGAAAGGGATATAATTTTCTACTCGCGTATGATGAACTTTCCTGAAATAACCAAGTCTTGGCAGTGGCTGCTCTGGCTTTGGATGTACATTGTACTGAAACTATTGAATTTGGGTTTTTTAGACATTTAACTGCAAGTTAATATTGCTAGTAAACTGCATTCTGACTGTAGAACTTAAGTACTAAATAAACTCTATGCATATTAGACCCATTTTACTTGGTCTTGAGTTTCATAACAGCACTGGATTGATGATGATGTAGAGTTTAGTGTCACTGAGCTGCCTGGCTACACCAGGACATTCCAGAATGACAGCGTCCAGACTGATATAGTGGAGAGTAAAGATGAAAGTGCTTACCTACCACTCTACAACTGCAAGGatctctcttccctttttccataGCACCTGAACTTATAATTAAGTACTTACAAGATCAGAtgatgaaatacatgtatgaggGAGGTAAACAAAGGTGGATATCCCCTCCCATTGGTGACTGTCAAGGGAGAACCTCCTACTACCCTAATCTTCCACAGACATATATGACCAAAGAATTTAACCAAAGAACAGGGGCTAGGGCTGGGAGACCCTAGAGTTCAAGCCTCTTCAGAAGATCCTAAGATACTCTCATACAATGGCAGCCTAGtcagttttaaaacagtgaCTGACCCTTTGCAAGACCCCAAAGTTGCAGGTTACCTGCAATCCTCTGCTCCAACTGAGAGCAACTGTAGGAGAGAACAGTGAAGCTGACCTACTTCCTCTACTGCCAGCctcctttatttaaaagaacaacTGATATCACAAAGCATACTCACTGATGCCATCCTTGCATAACACATTCCCCTAATTTACATTTAAGTTctcttggaaataaaattacaattaaaGTTGCACAAAAAAGAAGTGGTTTCAGCACTATTTACGAATACACAGAAGCAGAGCCAGTAGATACTGCTTTTAATAACAGCcgaaaaaaaatcaaaccactaCAAGTAGTGTAGAAGTAACAGATGAACAACAGTAAGAAACATGACACGCAGCAACATCACTACAAATGTGATGCTTTGTACTTTCTCTGATTGCaatttgacatttaaaatttaacaaagCCATTACATTGACCGTGTATTGTAACTGTGGTAGAATGAGACTAGAAAGACACCttactttcaggaaaacaaaataaaacccaggaTACTTCAAAAACCTTAACTCTACCACCAGTGCAACACCAATAAAATGACATCATTTGAATACACTTGGAGTTCCAAGAGGTTCTTAACGATTGTGGTAAAGCTGAGGCAAGGAAACCGAGTAATTTGTCAGTTCCATAGAGTCTGTGTCAGAGAATGATCTGAGATTCAGAAATTCTTGGCTTGAAGCTGTTACCCCCCAGCTGATGCAGTGTGTCTTTGCAATCTTTTTAACTTGTGTGAATTTGTACCTATATCAAGGCAGAACTAAGCTAAGCTAGATGGTGGTTCAGGATTTTCCTTTCAGCTGACATTGATGAATCAATGGCAGTAGCTTGCCTTCCTCATGAAGTCTTTGAGTATCTGTAGCACCTCCAACAAAAGTCCCATTAACAAACACTCTTGGGACCTATCGAGAACAAGAAAATTGCATCAGTCACttcaaaaaaagacaaaaacctaGAGCAAAGCCCTGTGGACTCAAGTATTGTTATGTAAGCTTACACACCCACACCTACACTAAGTGgaatgtgtatgtatatgtacacacacacacacacgcaccaTTTACTCTCTTAATATGCATATTAATGTTTCAGTATTACAGTACAACTCCTGCTTCTGTAATATTTACGGAAATTGAAAACTTTGTTCACTTGCTACTCAGAAGTGGATTTGAATTCACTATAGGGAAGATTCGTACAATTGAGTCAAGTGAGGCTATATAAAATTAAGGAATGGCAAACATGCTAAGTGTTAAACACAATGCAATAAATACAGCCGTACAAATGAAAACTGACTTTGATACTTCAGTCATCTTAGTGGCAGTACGGAAAAGAGATCACCTCTGAGGGACAGCCAGAAGGTCtcaagaaaaagcacagaaccCTTCTGCAGTgccttgtttttcatttaggaGCTTGCATCCCAAGTTTACCCATCTCAGAAGACTGCAGACCTTGATATGTCCATAACCCatggaaaacataatttaaattcTTACTTTTCTTACTACATGCAAGAAAGTATACTCACTGTTCTGCCACCAGTCATCTGTTCAAGAACATCTTGTATCTGGCTTCCGTTTTCATTCAAGTCCAGTTCTACAGCTGTGTAATTTACATTCATGTGctcaaaaagcttttttgcctttttgcagTAGAAGCACGTTGTTTTAGAGAAAATCACCACGCAGTTCTCTGAAATAATATCCTGTATATTTACAAGAACACTCAAGTAAGCGAGCCTTGTTTTTAAGTCAGTGTATTTTAACAGTATCCAACAGCCATGAAATCAAACAGGGAAATTATAAATCTGCTATTACTGTAACAAATGTTTAGTAGCAGTAATTTGACTAACTTTAATCCCCAATACTGATGATAGTACTGAATTAGACTAGAAGGCTGAAGAAAGACATACAAAGGATACAGCCTAGAAAGACCAGGTGGCAGCACTAAGGATGAACAATGCTGCCCATATTACTTGGTATTAATTACAACTAATTGTTAAAAAGTGGGTTGGACAGGCAGAACTTCTGACATAATTTTTTTGTGTAATTCAGACAAGCTTTGAAGCAgccacaatttaaaaaaaaaaaaagaagacacaaGCAGTTGAAGACACAAATgatataatattataaaataaatataacattatattaataattataatataatataattac from Aythya fuligula isolate bAytFul2 chromosome 8, bAytFul2.pri, whole genome shotgun sequence includes these protein-coding regions:
- the GLRX2 gene encoding glutaredoxin 2, whose translation is MLQRGAAGLRRGFRMGNSQPVSVGLSSNDAANQIQDIISENCVVIFSKTTCFYCKKAKKLFEHMNVNYTAVELDLNENGSQIQDVLEQMTGGRTVPRVFVNGTFVGGATDTQRLHEEGKLLPLIHQCQLKGKS